A stretch of Linepithema humile isolate Giens D197 chromosome 3, Lhum_UNIL_v1.0, whole genome shotgun sequence DNA encodes these proteins:
- the LOC105668654 gene encoding leucine-rich repeat-containing protein 74A-like isoform X1, whose product MDIIETLEYVEDDSEDEALEYAEMDMSTEDDEDEIESAEEEKEEEKESVEAESEVIDETIILADYMRRFETRRMQELAAKKEKAEEKKKQLRYLIGVEEKRKRDVSVETIITPEDELTVSDRVSTESLVHPCLREIDISESQLKILNPYTVYRVPDDPGLSPAFWLLRERPPIYGTDGVQKFYDMVKRAGIRSIASLKDLLITDQIDLRYYGLESQVMRAICEALMDNTYVRKVDLKDNKLSADACKHLNNLLLRNSMIINLSLSGCQIGASGAEKLYNAISTNATLKTLDLSNCNIGNEGFEYIASALSNNQGLESIDLSNNNLDESCAENLRNLLSYNETLTHLNLFWNSLYSAKTWKTLIKGFEKNETLRSLNLSWNGLGVECLPYLSQLLSRSRSIDKLDLSCNRFTEKDAIRIAKALSTNNTLQELYLGNNPVKAEGALALVHAITPHVSPDNVLHLLDLENVWANKDILHELEAIKMLKPEVKVKLRGILSNYQLVGPDIKKILLKRANYEAMAPKIKRRKRNFGHFVMSLSDKMISQEKFMALIKKFKLKLSKSLINEIMLAFEGPRGTVDQGQLKSFYVKEFSEATVN is encoded by the exons ATGGATATCATagaa ACATTAGAATACGTTGAGGATGATTCCGAGGATGAAGCTTTGGAATATGCAGAAATGGATATGTCGACTGAAGATGACGAAGACGAAATTGAATCCGCTGAAGaggaaaaagaggaagagaaggaATCAGTCGAAGCAGAATCAGAAGTGATCGATGAGACTATCATATTAGCAGATTATATGAGGAGATTCGAGACAAGGAGAATGCAGGAATTAGCAGCCAAGAAAGAAAAAgctgaagaaaagaaaaagcaacTGCGGTATCTGATTGGT gtcgaagaaaaaaggaagagagacgTGTCTGTGGAGACGATAATTACGCCGGAAGATGAACTTACAGTGAGCGATCGAGTCTCCACTGAGAGCTTGGTTCATCCGTGTTTGCGCGAGATAGATATCAGCGAATCTCAGCTGAAGATACTGAATCCGTACACGGTGTACCGAGTCCCAGATGACCCCGGATTATCGCCAGCTTTCTGGCTGCTACGCGAACGCCCGCCGATCTACGGCACGGATGGTGTGCAGAAATTTTACGACATGGTAAAGCGTGCTGGTATAAGGTCGATTGCTTCGTTAAAGGATCTGCTTATAACCGATCAGATAGATTTACGATACTACGGACTCGAATCCCAAGTAATGAGAGCGATCTGCGAGGCTCTGATGGACAATACTTATGTACGAAAAGTGGACCTCAAG GACAATAAACTATCTGCAGACGCATGCAAACACCTAAACAATTTGCTGCTTAGGAACagtatgataattaatttgtcgCTATCGGGTTGCCAAATTGGCGCGAGCGGTGcggaaaaattatacaatgcAATATCGACGAACGCGACCCTGAAGACGCTTGATCTCAGCAACTGCAATATCGGAAATGAAGGCTTCGAGTACATTGCGTCTgcattatcaaataatcaGGGTTTAGAAAGCATTGATTTATCGAATAATAATCTGGACGAGTCGTGCGCCGAAAATCTACGAAATCTACTATCATACAATGAAACTTTGACGcatctaaatttattctgGAACTCTTTGTATAGTGCTAAAACTTGGAAAACTTTGATCAAGGGGTTCGAGAAAAACGAGACACTGCGTTCTCTAAATTTATCTTGGAACGGACTTGGAGTAGAGTGCTTGCCTTAtctatctcaattattatcgcGTTCACGGAGCATTGACAAGTTGGACTTAAGtt GCAATAGATTCACCGAAAAAGACGCTATACGGATCGCAAAAGCTCTGTCTACAAATAATACGCTCCAAGAATTATATTTGGGAAACAATCCTGTAAAAGCAGAAGGTGCTTTAGCTCTGGTTCATGCGATCACTCCACATGTATCACCTGACAATGTTTTACATCTTCTGGATTTGGAGAACGTTTGGGCGAATAAGGATATTCTTCACGAGTTGGAGGCAATCAAAATGCTCAAACCCGAAGTCAAAGTCAAGTTACGTGGTATTCTAAGCAATTATCAACTCGTTGGACcagatattaagaaaatacttTTGAAAAGAGCAAATTACGAAGCAATGGcaccaaaaataaaaaggagaAAACGTAACTTTGGCCATTTCGTAATGTCGTTGAGTGATAAAATGATTTCGCAAG agaaatttatggcgttaataaagaaatttaaactaaaactttcaaaatcaCTCATCAATGAAATTATGCTTGCATTTGAGGGGCCAAGAGGTACTGTCGATCAAGgacaattaaaatcattttatgtAAAGGAGTTTTCAGAAGCAACGGTGAACTAA
- the LOC105668654 gene encoding leucine-rich repeat-containing protein 74A-like isoform X2 — MDMSTEDDEDEIESAEEEKEEEKESVEAESEVIDETIILADYMRRFETRRMQELAAKKEKAEEKKKQLRYLIGVEEKRKRDVSVETIITPEDELTVSDRVSTESLVHPCLREIDISESQLKILNPYTVYRVPDDPGLSPAFWLLRERPPIYGTDGVQKFYDMVKRAGIRSIASLKDLLITDQIDLRYYGLESQVMRAICEALMDNTYVRKVDLKDNKLSADACKHLNNLLLRNSMIINLSLSGCQIGASGAEKLYNAISTNATLKTLDLSNCNIGNEGFEYIASALSNNQGLESIDLSNNNLDESCAENLRNLLSYNETLTHLNLFWNSLYSAKTWKTLIKGFEKNETLRSLNLSWNGLGVECLPYLSQLLSRSRSIDKLDLSCNRFTEKDAIRIAKALSTNNTLQELYLGNNPVKAEGALALVHAITPHVSPDNVLHLLDLENVWANKDILHELEAIKMLKPEVKVKLRGILSNYQLVGPDIKKILLKRANYEAMAPKIKRRKRNFGHFVMSLSDKMISQEKFMALIKKFKLKLSKSLINEIMLAFEGPRGTVDQGQLKSFYVKEFSEATVN; from the exons ATGGATATGTCGACTGAAGATGACGAAGACGAAATTGAATCCGCTGAAGaggaaaaagaggaagagaaggaATCAGTCGAAGCAGAATCAGAAGTGATCGATGAGACTATCATATTAGCAGATTATATGAGGAGATTCGAGACAAGGAGAATGCAGGAATTAGCAGCCAAGAAAGAAAAAgctgaagaaaagaaaaagcaacTGCGGTATCTGATTGGT gtcgaagaaaaaaggaagagagacgTGTCTGTGGAGACGATAATTACGCCGGAAGATGAACTTACAGTGAGCGATCGAGTCTCCACTGAGAGCTTGGTTCATCCGTGTTTGCGCGAGATAGATATCAGCGAATCTCAGCTGAAGATACTGAATCCGTACACGGTGTACCGAGTCCCAGATGACCCCGGATTATCGCCAGCTTTCTGGCTGCTACGCGAACGCCCGCCGATCTACGGCACGGATGGTGTGCAGAAATTTTACGACATGGTAAAGCGTGCTGGTATAAGGTCGATTGCTTCGTTAAAGGATCTGCTTATAACCGATCAGATAGATTTACGATACTACGGACTCGAATCCCAAGTAATGAGAGCGATCTGCGAGGCTCTGATGGACAATACTTATGTACGAAAAGTGGACCTCAAG GACAATAAACTATCTGCAGACGCATGCAAACACCTAAACAATTTGCTGCTTAGGAACagtatgataattaatttgtcgCTATCGGGTTGCCAAATTGGCGCGAGCGGTGcggaaaaattatacaatgcAATATCGACGAACGCGACCCTGAAGACGCTTGATCTCAGCAACTGCAATATCGGAAATGAAGGCTTCGAGTACATTGCGTCTgcattatcaaataatcaGGGTTTAGAAAGCATTGATTTATCGAATAATAATCTGGACGAGTCGTGCGCCGAAAATCTACGAAATCTACTATCATACAATGAAACTTTGACGcatctaaatttattctgGAACTCTTTGTATAGTGCTAAAACTTGGAAAACTTTGATCAAGGGGTTCGAGAAAAACGAGACACTGCGTTCTCTAAATTTATCTTGGAACGGACTTGGAGTAGAGTGCTTGCCTTAtctatctcaattattatcgcGTTCACGGAGCATTGACAAGTTGGACTTAAGtt GCAATAGATTCACCGAAAAAGACGCTATACGGATCGCAAAAGCTCTGTCTACAAATAATACGCTCCAAGAATTATATTTGGGAAACAATCCTGTAAAAGCAGAAGGTGCTTTAGCTCTGGTTCATGCGATCACTCCACATGTATCACCTGACAATGTTTTACATCTTCTGGATTTGGAGAACGTTTGGGCGAATAAGGATATTCTTCACGAGTTGGAGGCAATCAAAATGCTCAAACCCGAAGTCAAAGTCAAGTTACGTGGTATTCTAAGCAATTATCAACTCGTTGGACcagatattaagaaaatacttTTGAAAAGAGCAAATTACGAAGCAATGGcaccaaaaataaaaaggagaAAACGTAACTTTGGCCATTTCGTAATGTCGTTGAGTGATAAAATGATTTCGCAAG agaaatttatggcgttaataaagaaatttaaactaaaactttcaaaatcaCTCATCAATGAAATTATGCTTGCATTTGAGGGGCCAAGAGGTACTGTCGATCAAGgacaattaaaatcattttatgtAAAGGAGTTTTCAGAAGCAACGGTGAACTAA
- the Arl2 gene encoding ADP-ribosylation factor-like protein 2, which yields MGLLTVLKKLKQKEKEMRILMLGLDNAGKTTVLKRLNGEPIDTISPTLGFNIKTLEHRGYKLNIWDVGGQKSLRSYWRNYFESTDGLVWVIDSADRRRLDDCKAELYKLLQEERLEGASLLVFANKQDMPGALSASDIAEILELPNIKTHHWQIYKCSAVTGENLVDGINWIVDDIAARIFYLD from the exons ATGGGTTTATTAACGGtgctaaaaaaattgaagcagAAAGAAAAGGAGATGCGAATTTTAATGtt AGGTTTGGACAATGCGGGCAAGACAACAGTGTTAAAACGACTTAATGGCGAACCAATAGATACTATATCGCCTACGCTTGGCTTTAACATTAAGACATTGGAACATCGTGGATACAAACTCAATATATGGGATGTTGGTGGACAAAAATCATTGCGTTCATAttggagaaattattttgaatctaCAGATGGTCTTGTATGGGTAATAGACAGCGCAGACAGAAGGAGATTGGATGATTGCAAAGCAGAGTTATATAAGCTTCTGCAGGAGGAAAGATTGGAAGGAGCAAGTCTTCTTGTGTTTGCCAATAAACAAGACATGCCTGGTGCATTATCTGCATCTGATATAGCGGAAATTCTGGAATTACCTAATATAAAAACTCACCACTGGCAAATTTATAAGTGTTCTGCTGTAACGGGTGAAAATCTAGTGGATGGCATTAATTGGATTGTTGATGATATTGCagcaagaatattttatttagattaa
- the Cds gene encoding phosphatidate cytidylyltransferase, photoreceptor-specific isoform X2, whose translation MSEIRKRTIGDASAISRDVSDDQKEDVESEDDAKLEVEDLAKSLPQGTDHTPHILSSVLSGLPDRWRNWIIRTIFTWFMIAGFCLIIYGGPLALMITTLIVQVKCFEEIINIGYAVYRIHGLPWFRSLSWYFLITSNYFFYGENLMDYFAVVINRIGYLRVLVTYHRFISFCLYIVGFIWFVLSLVKKYYMKQFSLFAWTHVALLIVVTQSYLIIQNIFEGLIWFIVPVSMIVINDVMAYMFGFFFGRTPLIKLSPKKTWEGFIGGGISTVILGLMISYVMCQYRYFVCPIEYSETLGRMTMDCEPSSLFQPQEYTLPNCLQINGKSTLTVYPFMLHSLSLSIFSSVIGPFGGFFASGFKRAFKIKDFGDVIPGHGGIMDRFDCQYLMATFVNVYISSFIHTASPQKLLQQVYSLKPEQQLQLFQTLKDSLENRGMLNAY comes from the exons ATGTCAGAGATACGCAAGAGAACGATCGGCGATGCGTCGGCAATATCACGGGATGTTAGCGACGATCAG aaaGAAGATGTTGAATCTGAAGATGATGCAAAATTAGAAGTAGAAGACTTAGCAAAGAGTTTACCTCAAGGGACTGACCATACGCCACATATTTTAAGTTCTGTTCTTTCTGGTCTTCCTGAtcg CTGGCGAAATTGGATAATTAGAACTATTTTTACTTGGTTCATGATAGCTGGATTTTGTCTTATTATTTATGGTGGTCCATTAGCATTGATGATTACA aCATTGATTGTGCAAGTAAAATGCTTTGaagaaattatcaatattgGATATGCTGTATATAGGATTCATGGTCTACCGTGGTTCAGATCTTTATCGtggtattttttaattacttccaattactttttttatggaGAAAATTTAATGGACTATTTCGCAGTGGTGATTAATCGTATA GGATATCTGCGTGTGCTTGTTACATACCAtcgttttatttcattctgtCTTTACATCGTTGGTTTTATATGGTTTGTACTTTCActcgtgaaaaaatattatatgaagcAGTTTTCTCTATTTGCTTGGACACACGTTGCGTTACTTATTGTTGTGACACAGAGTTAtcttattatacaaaatatattcgaagGATTGATATG GTTTATTGTCCCTGTTAGTATGATTGTGATAAATGATGTGATGGCATATATGTTCGGTTTCTTCTTTGGGCGAACaccattaataaaattatctccgAAAAAGACTTGGGAGGGATTCATCGGTGGTGGTATCTCAACTGTCATACTTGGATTGATG ATATCTTATGTGATGTGTCAGTACCGCTATTTCGTCTGCCCTATTGAATACAGTGAAACTTTAGGAAGAATGACTATGGATTGCGAACCATCGAGTCTGTTCCAACCGCAAGAGTATACATTGCCAAACTGTCTTCAA ATTAATGGAAAATCTACTTTAACAGTATATCCATTTATGCTACATTCATTGTCACTGTCAATATTCAGTTCTGTAATTGGACCATTTGGAGGATTCTTTGCTAGTGGATTTAAACGAGCGTTCAAAATTAAg GACTTTGGTGATGTAATTCCTGGTCATGGCGGAATAATGGACAGATTCGATTGTCAGTATTTAATGGCAACATTTGTgaatgtttatatttcttcatttattcATACTGCATCACCGCAAAAACTACTACAACAG GTTTATAGTCTGAAACCAGAACAGCAGCTTCAACTTTTCCAAACACTAAAAGATTCATTGGAAAATAGGGGTATGCTAAatgcttattaa
- the Cds gene encoding phosphatidate cytidylyltransferase, photoreceptor-specific isoform X1 — MSEIRKRTIGDASAISRDVSDDQKEDVESEDDAKLEVEDLAKSLPQGTDHTPHILSSVLSGLPDRWRNWIIRTIFTWFMIAGFCLIIYGGPLALMITTLIVQVKCFEEIINIGYAVYRIHGLPWFRSLSWYFLITSNYFFYGENLMDYFAVVINRIGYLRVLVTYHRFISFCLYIVGFIWFVLSLVKKYYMKQFSLFAWTHVALLIVVTQSYLIIQNIFEGLIWFIVPVSMIVINDVMAYMFGFFFGRTPLIKLSPKKTWEGFIGGGISTVILGLMISYVMCQYRYFVCPIEYSETLGRMTMDCEPSSLFQPQEYTLPNCLQVISRVINGKSTLTVYPFMLHSLSLSIFSSVIGPFGGFFASGFKRAFKIKDFGDVIPGHGGIMDRFDCQYLMATFVNVYISSFIHTASPQKLLQQVYSLKPEQQLQLFQTLKDSLENRGMLNAY, encoded by the exons ATGTCAGAGATACGCAAGAGAACGATCGGCGATGCGTCGGCAATATCACGGGATGTTAGCGACGATCAG aaaGAAGATGTTGAATCTGAAGATGATGCAAAATTAGAAGTAGAAGACTTAGCAAAGAGTTTACCTCAAGGGACTGACCATACGCCACATATTTTAAGTTCTGTTCTTTCTGGTCTTCCTGAtcg CTGGCGAAATTGGATAATTAGAACTATTTTTACTTGGTTCATGATAGCTGGATTTTGTCTTATTATTTATGGTGGTCCATTAGCATTGATGATTACA aCATTGATTGTGCAAGTAAAATGCTTTGaagaaattatcaatattgGATATGCTGTATATAGGATTCATGGTCTACCGTGGTTCAGATCTTTATCGtggtattttttaattacttccaattactttttttatggaGAAAATTTAATGGACTATTTCGCAGTGGTGATTAATCGTATA GGATATCTGCGTGTGCTTGTTACATACCAtcgttttatttcattctgtCTTTACATCGTTGGTTTTATATGGTTTGTACTTTCActcgtgaaaaaatattatatgaagcAGTTTTCTCTATTTGCTTGGACACACGTTGCGTTACTTATTGTTGTGACACAGAGTTAtcttattatacaaaatatattcgaagGATTGATATG GTTTATTGTCCCTGTTAGTATGATTGTGATAAATGATGTGATGGCATATATGTTCGGTTTCTTCTTTGGGCGAACaccattaataaaattatctccgAAAAAGACTTGGGAGGGATTCATCGGTGGTGGTATCTCAACTGTCATACTTGGATTGATG ATATCTTATGTGATGTGTCAGTACCGCTATTTCGTCTGCCCTATTGAATACAGTGAAACTTTAGGAAGAATGACTATGGATTGCGAACCATCGAGTCTGTTCCAACCGCAAGAGTATACATTGCCAAACTGTCTTCAAGTAATATCGAGAGTG ATTAATGGAAAATCTACTTTAACAGTATATCCATTTATGCTACATTCATTGTCACTGTCAATATTCAGTTCTGTAATTGGACCATTTGGAGGATTCTTTGCTAGTGGATTTAAACGAGCGTTCAAAATTAAg GACTTTGGTGATGTAATTCCTGGTCATGGCGGAATAATGGACAGATTCGATTGTCAGTATTTAATGGCAACATTTGTgaatgtttatatttcttcatttattcATACTGCATCACCGCAAAAACTACTACAACAG GTTTATAGTCTGAAACCAGAACAGCAGCTTCAACTTTTCCAAACACTAAAAGATTCATTGGAAAATAGGGGTATGCTAAatgcttattaa
- the LOC105668663 gene encoding glucose-fructose oxidoreductase domain-containing protein 2 gives MTLPGIGVFGTGSIVRIIIPFLREKGFRIEAIWGRTLAEVSKVASDLEIPFHTSRIDDVLLRKDVDLIFIMCSPSLHSQIAVKALGIGKHVVCDKPAGLSQSEALKMVRAAQYYPSLISIVNHSLRFLPAFVHMKKALEEGYLGGSVTIIEVRVHMGSLLHNGYDWLCDDTMGGGILALVGSHVIDLIFHLMGQRASRVHAVVRTFTQTTKYINGIRHVTSPDFCSFQMELSGGTLVTATLSNHLQGQLSQEVLICGGGNHLVVRDGDLYGCRNGQEEVLYRDTDDLQGISLPLADSIPRPYVKGLRKMITALREAFQSVEDKRGWIKEPVFSASTFEDGLYVQAVIDALRQSNKQREWAKVNILTEEPDPNPLLSAAVRATAISI, from the exons ATGACATTGCCTGGCATCGGAGTGTTTGGCACAGGGAGTATCGTTCGAATTATTATACCCTTTCTGAGAGAAAAGGGCTTCAGAATTGAGGCTATATGGGGTCGCACACTGGCGGAAGTCTCAAAAGTGGCAAGCGATCTTGAAATACCCTTTCACACTAGTCGCATAGATGATGTTCTTTTGAGGAAGGATGTagatctaatttttataatgtgcTCACCGAGCTTACATTCACAGATCGCTGTTAAAGCGCTAGGTATAGGAAAACATGTTGTGTGCGATAAACCTGCAGGCTTGAGTCAAAGCGAGGCTTTGAAGATGGTACGAGCTGCACAATATTATCCCTCGCTAATTAGCATAGTTAATCATAGTTTAAGGTTTTTACCAGCCTTTGTGCATATGAAGAAAGCTTTGGAAGAAGGATATTTGGGAGGATCTGTAACAATTATAGAAGTAAGAGTACACATGGGAAGTTTACTTCATAATG gaTACGATTGGCTATGTGATGATACAATGGGTGGAGGAATCTTGGCATTAGTGGGCAGTCACGTTATAGATTTGATCTTTCATTTGATGGGTCAACGTGCTTCACGAGTACATGCTGTTGTAAGAACGTTTACTCAAACGACCAAATACATTAATGGAATCAGGCATGTCACATCACCAGATTTCTGTAGCTTTCAAATGGAACTGAGCGGTGGTACCTTGGTAACAGCTACTTTAAGCAATCATTTGCAAGGACAGCTTTCTCAAGAAGTGTTAATATGCGGCGGTGGAAATCATTTGGTTGTGCGTGATGGAGATTTATATGGATGTCGCAATGGACAAGAGGAAGTCCTGTATCGCGATACAGATGATTTACAAGGGATATCGTTACCCCTTGCAGATTCTATTCCCAGGCCTTATGTTAAAGGACTTAGAAAAATGATCACAGCATTAAGGGAAGCTTTTCAATCTGTGGAAGATAAGAGAGGTTGGATTAAAGAGCCGGTTTTCTCTGCATCTACATTTGAAGATGGCCTGTATGTGCAAGCAGTTATTGATGCGCTGCGACAAAGCAATAAACAACGCGAGTGGGCCAAAGTAAACATTTTAACGGAAGAACCAGACCCAAATCCTTTATTAAGCGCTGCTGTCAGAGCTACAGCTATCTCGATAtaa
- the RfC4 gene encoding replication factor C subunit 2 — MEIEVLPSTSNGDTKIKEKDSKSSNLPWIEKYRPQVFSDIVGNEDTVSRLAVFAQHGNTPNIIIAGPPGVGKTTTILCLARTLLGPAFKEAVLELNASNERGIDVVRNKIKMFAQKKVNLPKGKHKIIILDEADSMTDGAQQALRRTMEIYSHTTRFALACNNTEEIIEPIQSRCAMLRYGKLTDAQILAKVLEVCGKENLSYTDDGMEAIVFTAQGDMRQALNNLQSTHNGFNHVNGENVFKVCDEPHPLIVKEMLDDCIKGDVSKACTVMDHFWKMGYSAEDIISNIFKVCKNHTMDEQLKLKFVKEIGLTHMGIVEGINSLLQLHALAARLCRECMSK, encoded by the exons ATGGAGATTGAGGTTTTACCATCTACAAGCAATGGTGacacaaaaattaaagaaaaggaTAGTAAATCTTCAAATTTACCATG GATAGAAAAATATCGGCCGCAAGTATTTTCTGACATTGTTGGCAATGAAGACACTGTATCCAGATTAGCTGTTTTTGCTCAACATGGAAATActccaaatattattattgctgGTCCACCTGGAGTAGGCAAAACTACTACCATTTTATGTTTGGCACGTACCCTATTAGGACCAGCATTTAAAGAAGCTGTGCTTGAACTAAATGCTTCGAATGAGAGAGGAATAGATGTAGTTaggaacaaaattaaaatgtttgctCAAAAAAAG gtTAATCTACCAAAAGGAAAacataagattattattttagacgAGGCTGACAGTATGACTGACGGTGCGCAGCAGGCATTACGCCGAACAATGGAGATTTACAGCCATACAACCAGATTTGCTCTTGCATGTAACAACACAGAGGAGATCATCGAACCTATACAGTCACGATGTGCTATGTTAAGATATGGAAAGTTAACAGATGCCCAAATTCTAGCAAAAGTGCTTGAAGTTTGCgggaaagaaaat TTATCTTATACAGATGACGGTATGGAAGCAATAGTATTCACAGCCCAAGGAGATATGAGACAAGCCTTGAATAATCTGCAGTCTACACATAATGGTTTCAATCATGTGAATGgtgaaaatgtatttaaagtCTGCGATGAACCTCATCCtttaattgttaaagaaatgttGGATGATTGCATAAAAGGAGACGTTTCTAAAGCATGCACG GTAATGGATCATTTCTGGAAAATGGGATACTCTGCGGAAGATATAatcagtaatatatttaaagtttgtaaaaatCACACTATGGATGAACAGTTAAAACTGAAATTTGTCAAG gAAATTGGGTTAACACATATGGGAATAGTGGAAGGTATCAATAGCTTGTTACAGTTGCATGCCCTCGCGGCACGACTTTGCCGCGAATGTATGTCGAAATGA